DNA sequence from the Salvia splendens isolate huo1 chromosome 19, SspV2, whole genome shotgun sequence genome:
ccgagctgtggaaaaagaaaaagaatctTTTCATCcatgagttttgtaatcttccacacaaataaaacacaagatttccattgactctccaagaattgtttttttgcttattcattttcatatcaagtattcgttcttctcgttccggaatcgatctcgttgtgataacaagattgagtcgcgtatctgATAGCATTACAATCATGCCTtagtttcaaataaaattaaaataaatatacaaaaattaaaataaaaatcgtAATGTAGGctgaatataaaaattaaaatatacaaaagatACTTACAAAAAGTTACAACATATTATTTCTCCCccaatctctccctctctctctatatatataatatcacaCATCAAGGTTATAATATTTGACATTTTGATTTCTAAAAAAAAGCTAGTAAATTTTGCAAAGTAATTGATTCTATATACCTTTATGTGCATCTCACATTTAATCTAGTATTCACTATTTATTCCTTATTGATATTTTAGACTTAGCccaacaattttattttctcttttttaacATACTTTGCTAAAATTGGTGTTCTAGAAAggtataaaatgaattatttcaattaattatCTTTTGTGCCGGAGAAGATCTTCTACTTTATTGGTTACAATTGTAATGCTGTCCACATGCTCGCTAACATCTTGAACCTGCACAATATGATTCAATCATTTTTCATTAGTATTTTCGCAATATTTTGATTtctcaaaataatactcccttcaatatatagaaataggtcatattttctttttcgttcgtcccataaaaatagttcatatccatttaaaacaacttttttctccttcccttttactttatcatttatgagtTCCACCATCCACTatacaatttcaactatttgtctcattctctcttactgtACCAATCACGCATAAAACATATGACAACCCTAAATAACaaatttctatgggacggatggagtaataaacgCAGCCCCATGAAAGTGAAATATTACTCCGTAGTATTATAAACTACTATCTTCAGTTTTtgagattttattttgttattttgaaatatcaaccattacatattttatttaaggTCCCGCGttcaactaactcattttataaatttcgaatcaaatcaaaataagattttgattcACAAACAAAgtactacaaaaaaaattatcttaTAAGAACACAAAATCAAAgacaaattatttgaaaaatgatAAAACTTTAACATGAAAAACGCTCTTAAGTTGAGGACGCAATTATATACTAGTAACACCTTAATCTTTTGTTTTTTGCTAAGATATTTTCATTTGCGActtttaattttagttggggATGCTAGTAAAAACGCAATTGACACATTAATAAATACAAATTAGCGTCCTTAATCGACTAAAAATTAGGAGTAATAAGGACCAACGATATTACAGTATACCTTATCGATGACGTTATCAAGAGCGTCAGCCGCCTCGGCTGTTTTCTCAGCCAAATGTTCAACTTTCTCAACAAGATCTCGCAGTTTTCCCTGAGGAAGATCCTCGGCGTAGTTCTCGGCGATCTTGTCGACGGAGTCggccaccacctccaccacctccactATATTCTCCACCGCTTGCAGTGAAGTTTCAAGCCTATCTGTACACCCAAAAcaccattttttttctcaaaaaacaATAATTCCCATACAAAATAATGACATTTATTTGAATATCTTACCTTTTACCTCCTGTAATGGCCCCAATTTGCTAGTAAAAAACGGTAGAATAAATGTAACAACAAATCCCAAAACCCAGCCCCTGTTTCAT
Encoded proteins:
- the LOC121778256 gene encoding uncharacterized protein LOC121778256 — encoded protein: MSLASSSSIIIAKPGTRLQSLSWNPISRLALSKCKTDEFGFWASKKTLQHTRKSFVVSADTAPENPPASAPSPPPSQPMGWVLGFVVTFILPFFTSKLGPLQEVKDRLETSLQAVENIVEVVEVVADSVDKIAENYAEDLPQGKLRDLVEKVEHLAEKTAEAADALDNVIDKVQDVSEHVDSITIVTNKVEDLLRHKR